A part of Campylobacter ureolyticus ACS-301-V-Sch3b genomic DNA contains:
- a CDS encoding replication initiation protein encodes MSEFSFYFREDKFVIEAIKKIKKTPNGTLVFRNKMNSILFPVNFTARDYDIFFTICWYAKQMGYSENRGFIEMPYSELIKFYEKDINKTRFNNEIKIFRDKVLGMNGAAIYRTIELTYDDEITTVGVFFTEMKTFRNKQVLNFKVNPIALNILFGTLNFMKIDLYDFVSINGKFAKTLYRLLHQYDNLKPDKDGFKCVKFTRKDFENLMSVPENYKSTNINSRVIEPSVNELNEKYFKKLMFEKEFSKNNKKEITGYSFKFILNEQAV; translated from the coding sequence ATGAGCGAATTTTCTTTCTATTTTAGAGAGGATAAATTTGTGATAGAGGCTATAAAAAAAATTAAAAAAACACCAAATGGAACTCTTGTTTTTCGTAATAAAATGAATTCTATATTATTTCCTGTAAATTTCACAGCTAGAGATTACGATATTTTTTTTACAATTTGTTGGTATGCGAAACAAATGGGCTACTCTGAAAATAGAGGCTTTATTGAAATGCCATACTCTGAACTAATAAAATTTTATGAAAAAGATATAAATAAAACTAGATTTAATAATGAAATTAAAATTTTTAGAGATAAGGTTTTGGGCATGAATGGTGCGGCGATTTATAGAACAATAGAGCTTACATATGATGATGAAATTACTACAGTCGGTGTATTTTTTACCGAAATGAAAACTTTCAGAAACAAACAGGTTTTAAATTTTAAAGTAAATCCAATTGCATTAAATATATTGTTTGGAACTTTAAATTTTATGAAAATTGATCTTTACGATTTTGTTTCAATTAATGGTAAATTTGCAAAAACCCTTTATCGCCTTTTGCACCAATACGATAATCTAAAACCTGATAAAGATGGTTTTAAATGTGTTAAATTTACTAGAAAAGATTTTGAAAATTTAATGTCTGTACCTGAAAACTACAAATCAACGAATATTAACAGTAGAGTGATTGAACCATCAGTTAATGAGCTTAACGAAAAATACTTTAAAAAGCTTATGTTTGAAAAAGAATTTTCAAAAAACAATAAAAAAGAAATCACTGGATATTCGTTTAAATTTATACTTAACGAACAAGCCGTTTAA
- the rlmB gene encoding 23S rRNA (guanosine(2251)-2'-O)-methyltransferase RlmB, which translates to MIIYGKQLFLHLLKNHKDEFLKIFLAKECDKALFREISKLNIKIEKLDFKKAQALARGGNHQGFLAEVKDYKFSEFKDLKSKNFLAVLYNLSDVGNIGAIVRSAYALGVDGVIIVTKSLAIEGIIRSSSGAAYEIPICKFEDGLTLLNELKQVGFKIYASDAKGKNLKEFASKKVLVMGSEGEGIPNKAIQKCDELIGIKMRNNWDSLNVNAAFAIFCDRMTNGQQ; encoded by the coding sequence ATGATAATTTATGGAAAACAGCTATTTTTACATCTGTTAAAAAACCACAAAGATGAGTTTTTAAAGATTTTTCTTGCCAAAGAGTGCGATAAAGCTTTATTTAGGGAGATTTCAAAGCTTAATATAAAAATAGAAAAACTTGACTTTAAAAAAGCTCAAGCCCTAGCAAGGGGTGGCAATCATCAAGGTTTTTTAGCAGAAGTTAAAGATTATAAGTTTAGCGAATTTAAGGATTTAAAATCTAAGAATTTTTTGGCAGTTTTATACAATCTAAGTGATGTTGGAAACATAGGTGCGATAGTTCGCTCAGCTTACGCACTTGGGGTTGATGGTGTAATTATCGTAACCAAAAGTTTAGCAATAGAGGGTATTATTAGATCTAGTAGTGGTGCTGCGTATGAAATACCAATTTGTAAATTCGAAGATGGACTAACTCTATTAAATGAGTTAAAGCAAGTTGGTTTTAAAATTTACGCATCAGATGCAAAAGGTAAAAATTTAAAAGAATTTGCTAGCAAAAAGGTGCTTGTAATGGGAAGCGAAGGTGAGGGAATTCCAAATAAAGCTATTCAAAAATGCGATGAATTAATTGGCATAAAAATGAGAAATAACTGGGATTCTTTAAATGTTAATGCAGCATTTGCAATATTTTGTGACAGGATGACAAATGGACAACAATAA
- a CDS encoding 7-carboxy-7-deazaguanine synthase QueE: protein MSLNLVEVFHSIQGEGKYTGTNAIFFRFAGCNLKCQGFNVVKISPKTGEALKGCDTIKAVFTSHFNYEKIECTKTLLSKIPKLDYKPAIVITGGEPLIHHKNPIFYDFISEILHQGYEVHFETNGTIEIDFDKFPLYKNCIYAISIKLSISGETKEKRLNFKALNLLKQNTKECFYKFVISPSFNPNDEICEILNAIKNAKKSDVFCMPLAKNIDELEKNAKFVFNFCLENGYNYTDRVHIRIFNDKEGV from the coding sequence ATGTCTTTAAATCTAGTTGAAGTATTTCACAGTATCCAAGGCGAGGGAAAATATACTGGCACAAATGCTATTTTCTTTCGTTTTGCTGGGTGTAATTTAAAATGTCAAGGCTTTAATGTAGTTAAAATTTCTCCAAAAACAGGAGAAGCTTTAAAAGGATGTGACACAATCAAAGCTGTTTTTACAAGTCATTTTAATTATGAAAAAATTGAATGCACAAAAACTCTTTTATCAAAAATTCCAAAACTAGATTATAAACCAGCCATTGTAATAACAGGCGGTGAGCCACTAATTCACCATAAAAATCCTATTTTTTATGATTTTATTAGCGAAATTTTACATCAAGGCTATGAAGTTCATTTTGAAACTAATGGAACGATTGAGATTGATTTTGATAAATTTCCTCTTTATAAAAACTGCATTTATGCAATTTCCATAAAACTTTCAATCTCAGGCGAAACAAAAGAAAAAAGGCTAAATTTCAAAGCTTTAAATTTATTAAAACAAAACACAAAAGAGTGCTTTTATAAATTTGTAATAAGTCCTAGCTTTAATCCAAATGATGAAATTTGTGAGATATTAAACGCTATTAAAAATGCTAAAAAAAGTGATGTTTTTTGTATGCCATTAGCTAAAAACATAGATGAACTTGAAAAAAATGCTAAATTTGTATTTAATTTCTGTCTTGAAAACGGCTATAATTATACAGATAGAGTTCATATTAGAATATTTAACGACAAAGAGGGTGTATGA
- the mqnP gene encoding menaquinone biosynthesis prenyltransferase MqnP, with translation MKKFRQVLADINELIVFKHSVFALPFIFIAMITASKLENNTMWFGWRLLILGILCAVSARSFAMAFNRFMDKDIDEPNPRCANRPSVDGRIGKTNLLIFIGVNALIFIIVAYFINSLAFYLSFPILLFLGGYSIFKRFSQTAHIVLGFCLGLAPIAGSVAVLGAIPLWAILLCFGVAFWVAGFDILYSLQDMEYDKKAGLYSIPACYGSKAAMFISSIFHAITILFWLLFCMASNLGFFAYLGVIISAIILYKEHEIVNKDFTKIDKAFFTLNGYLGIMFFCFIFLDLKI, from the coding sequence ATGAAAAAATTTAGGCAAGTTTTAGCAGATATTAACGAACTTATTGTTTTTAAGCACTCAGTTTTTGCTCTGCCATTTATTTTTATAGCTATGATTACGGCTTCAAAACTTGAAAATAACACGATGTGGTTTGGGTGGAGACTACTTATTTTAGGAATTTTATGCGCAGTAAGTGCAAGAAGTTTTGCTATGGCTTTTAATAGATTTATGGACAAAGACATAGATGAACCAAATCCAAGATGTGCAAATAGACCAAGTGTTGATGGAAGAATTGGAAAGACAAATTTACTTATTTTCATAGGAGTAAATGCTTTAATTTTTATAATAGTAGCATATTTTATAAATAGTTTAGCCTTTTATTTATCATTTCCAATTTTACTTTTTTTGGGTGGATATTCAATTTTTAAAAGATTTTCACAAACCGCTCATATAGTGCTTGGATTTTGTCTAGGGCTTGCTCCAATAGCAGGAAGTGTAGCAGTTTTAGGAGCTATTCCTCTTTGGGCGATTTTATTGTGTTTTGGAGTTGCTTTTTGGGTAGCTGGGTTTGACATACTCTACTCACTTCAAGATATGGAATATGATAAAAAAGCTGGTCTTTATAGCATCCCAGCATGTTATGGAAGCAAAGCAGCTATGTTTATTTCAAGTATTTTTCACGCAATTACAATTTTATTTTGGTTACTTTTTTGCATGGCTTCAAATTTGGGATTTTTTGCGTATTTAGGTGTTATAATTTCAGCTATTATTTTGTATAAAGAACATGAGATTGTGAATAAAGACTTTACTAAAATAGACAAAGCATTTTTTACACTAAATGGTTATTTGGGGATAATGTTTTTTTGTTTTATATTTTTAGATTTAAAGATTTAA
- the rsmI gene encoding 16S rRNA (cytidine(1402)-2'-O)-methyltransferase translates to MLYFIPTPIGNLSDVSLHILEILAKCEVIFCEDTRVTKKFLNLLQTRYSLKLKDISFYSLHSHNEDEILKNIDLDIFNKICAYMSDAGMPCISDPGNNLVKFAQKNKIKYEVLSGSNALILAAVASGLVEKEFSFLGFLPNKGDERKVAIQNALNSPYPTIIYESPKRVLNLIKNIADLDPQREIFIIKEATKKFETKYFDKAINLAQILENENLNGEFCLVIDKSKNTKFETILESDILDLDIPPKQKSKLLSKITGINQKEIYKNLIK, encoded by the coding sequence TTGCTTTATTTTATTCCTACACCAATAGGAAATTTATCTGATGTATCCTTGCATATTTTAGAAATTTTAGCCAAATGCGAGGTTATTTTTTGCGAGGATACAAGAGTTACTAAAAAATTTTTAAACTTACTTCAAACCCGCTACTCTTTAAAACTAAAAGATATATCTTTTTACTCACTCCACTCACACAATGAAGATGAAATTTTAAAAAATATTGACTTAGATATTTTTAACAAAATATGTGCATATATGAGCGATGCTGGGATGCCGTGCATTAGCGATCCTGGAAATAACTTAGTTAAATTTGCTCAAAAAAATAAAATTAAATACGAAGTTTTAAGTGGCTCAAATGCCTTAATTTTGGCAGCTGTTGCAAGTGGATTAGTAGAAAAAGAGTTTAGTTTTTTAGGTTTTTTGCCAAACAAAGGCGATGAGAGAAAAGTAGCTATCCAAAATGCTTTAAATTCACCCTATCCAACAATAATTTATGAATCCCCAAAAAGAGTTTTAAATTTAATAAAAAATATTGCAGACCTAGACCCACAAAGAGAAATTTTTATCATAAAAGAAGCAACTAAAAAATTTGAAACAAAATATTTTGATAAAGCTATAAATTTAGCCCAAATTCTAGAAAATGAAAATTTAAACGGTGAGTTTTGCTTAGTGATAGATAAAAGTAAAAATACAAAATTTGAAACCATTTTAGAAAGCGATATTTTAGATCTTGATATACCACCCAAACAAAAATCAAAACTTTTATCAAAAATTACAGGAATAAATCAAAAAGAAATTTATAAAAATTTAATAAAATAA
- a CDS encoding 6-pyruvoyl trahydropterin synthase family protein has translation MIIRKIYDFENAHIVRFCSSKRCRTSIHGHSYRCEVMLSSNFLDSAGMVYDFGLMKQGIKVIIDSFDHATTLFSGDSDEYKNDIKKHSKRWVEIPQNPSAEQFCRVFFILIDRLLSLTNMNNNEKNVTLYSIIVHETATGYAQCFRDDAYNENMGKIELKDINFSPEILADLDDKEFFTKLKNGSKFNFLKGC, from the coding sequence ATGATAATAAGAAAAATTTATGACTTTGAAAATGCACATATTGTAAGATTTTGCTCTTCAAAACGCTGTAGGACGAGCATTCACGGACACTCATATAGGTGCGAAGTAATGCTTAGTTCAAATTTTTTAGACAGTGCTGGAATGGTATATGATTTTGGATTAATGAAACAAGGCATAAAAGTAATAATTGATAGTTTTGACCATGCTACAACACTTTTTTCAGGCGATAGCGATGAATATAAAAATGACATTAAAAAACACTCAAAAAGATGGGTAGAAATCCCACAAAATCCAAGCGCAGAGCAGTTTTGTAGAGTTTTTTTTATTTTAATTGACAGACTTTTAAGCCTTACAAACATGAACAATAATGAAAAAAATGTTACGCTTTATAGTATTATCGTTCATGAAACAGCCACTGGATATGCACAATGCTTTAGAGATGATGCATACAACGAAAATATGGGAAAAATAGAGCTTAAAGATATAAATTTTAGTCCTGAAATTTTAGCTGATTTAGATGATAAAGAGTTTTTTACAAAACTTAAAAATGGTTCTAAGTTTAATTTTTTAAAAGGTTGCTAA
- the rpmE gene encoding 50S ribosomal protein L31 translates to MKKDIHPDYMDCTVTCACGNVFETKSNKKELRVDICSKCHPFFTGSEKIVDSAGRVDKFKKKYGMK, encoded by the coding sequence ATGAAAAAAGATATTCATCCAGACTATATGGATTGCACCGTAACTTGTGCTTGTGGAAATGTTTTTGAAACAAAGTCAAACAAAAAAGAGCTAAGAGTTGATATTTGCTCAAAATGTCATCCATTTTTTACAGGAAGCGAAAAGATCGTAGATTCAGCAGGTAGAGTAGATAAATTTAAGAAAAAATACGGTATGAAATAA
- the moaA gene encoding GTP 3',8-cyclase MoaA: protein MLIDGHGRVVDYLRVSVTERCNFRCKYCMPDKPFEWVPHEKILSFEELFLFIKVAIDEGVKKIRITGGEPLVRKDTDKFIKMISDYAPNIDLAMTTNGYFLKDFAKKLKDSGLKRINMSLDTLNKEKAFKLTGKNVLEKVISGFEEALNVGLKVKLNCVALKNFNDDELINLLEFAKNHGCEIRFIEYMENIHAKNFLKSLKKDEILTILSSKFKFKESVKKLNSPATLFELEDGYKFGIIDPHKHDFCDTCNRIRLSAEGLLIPCLYFEDALSIKEAVRSGDIIKASEILREVLKNKPEKNRWENSVNQNEISSRAFYKTGG from the coding sequence ATGTTAATAGACGGGCATGGAAGAGTTGTTGATTATTTAAGAGTTTCTGTTACTGAAAGATGTAATTTTAGATGCAAGTATTGTATGCCAGATAAGCCATTTGAATGGGTACCGCATGAAAAAATTTTAAGCTTTGAAGAGTTGTTTTTATTTATAAAAGTTGCGATTGATGAGGGTGTTAAAAAAATAAGAATAACAGGCGGAGAGCCTTTAGTTAGAAAAGATACTGATAAATTTATCAAAATGATAAGTGATTATGCCCCAAATATTGATTTAGCGATGACTACGAATGGATATTTCTTAAAAGATTTTGCTAAAAAACTAAAAGATAGTGGACTAAAAAGAATTAATATGTCCCTTGATACCTTAAACAAAGAAAAAGCTTTTAAATTAACTGGAAAAAACGTCCTTGAAAAAGTTATAAGTGGCTTTGAAGAAGCCCTAAATGTTGGACTTAAAGTTAAATTAAACTGTGTAGCTTTAAAAAATTTTAACGATGATGAGCTTATAAATCTTTTAGAATTTGCTAAAAATCACGGATGCGAAATTAGATTTATCGAATATATGGAAAATATCCATGCAAAAAACTTTTTAAAAAGTCTTAAAAAAGATGAAATTTTAACTATTTTATCAAGCAAATTTAAATTCAAAGAAAGCGTTAAAAAACTAAACTCCCCAGCCACTCTTTTTGAGCTAGAAGATGGATATAAATTTGGAATAATTGACCCACACAAACACGATTTTTGCGATACTTGTAATAGAATTAGACTAAGTGCGGAAGGGCTTTTAATACCTTGTTTGTATTTTGAAGATGCACTAAGCATAAAAGAAGCTGTTAGAAGTGGCGATATTATAAAAGCAAGTGAAATTTTAAGAGAAGTTTTAAAAAACAAGCCTGAAAAAAATAGATGGGAAAACAGCGTAAATCAAAATGAAATTTCAAGTAGAGCTTTTTATAAAACTGGTGGCTAA
- a CDS encoding AAA family ATPase: protein MIISICNEKGGSGKSTLATNIAINQGIVKNKFMLLIDTDPQKSIATFLNIRNEENHNKAFDFAYKYGENLKEFLQNDKGEKDILIDTGGRDSREMRIAIALSDIVIIPTIPSQFDVSVLDKMINVVKMAKEQNNKLIAYIVINRASPNPVLYKKIESLISYINDIEEDYIKLADTIIYERERYKIATQLGLGVVEINDGNKAENEIKNLCNEIL, encoded by the coding sequence ATGATTATATCAATTTGTAACGAAAAAGGTGGAAGTGGAAAAAGCACATTAGCTACAAATATAGCCATAAATCAAGGAATAGTTAAAAACAAATTTATGCTATTAATTGATACGGATCCACAAAAATCAATAGCTACATTTCTAAATATAAGAAATGAAGAAAACCATAATAAAGCTTTTGATTTTGCATATAAATACGGCGAAAATTTAAAAGAATTTTTGCAAAACGATAAAGGGGAAAAAGATATATTAATAGACACAGGTGGAAGAGATAGCAGAGAAATGCGAATAGCAATTGCATTAAGCGATATAGTGATAATTCCAACAATTCCAAGCCAGTTTGATGTAAGTGTTTTAGATAAAATGATAAATGTCGTAAAAATGGCAAAAGAGCAAAACAACAAACTCATAGCATATATTGTTATTAACAGGGCATCTCCAAATCCAGTTTTATATAAAAAAATTGAAAGTCTCATAAGCTATATAAACGACATAGAAGAAGATTATATAAAATTAGCAGATACGATTATTTATGAAAGAGAAAGATATAAAATTGCAACACAACTTGGACTTGGAGTAGTTGAAATTAATGATGGCAACAAAGCAGAAAATGAAATAAAAAATTTATGTAATGAAATTTTATAA
- a CDS encoding 16S rRNA (uracil(1498)-N(3))-methyltransferase, translating into MVFLYDKNAGDELLKINDFKHLKARRVQTSQRIDIRNLRDNYNYIYEITEISKKEISLELVFKHSLPKDELFLNIAWAVVDPIVIEKTLPTLNEIGVKKIFFVYTEFSQKNFKLDLERFERILINSSQQCGRNSIIEFEIYSSFDEFLTKFDNIALVDFGGEKIQNLNKNKIYFIGPEGGFSENERLKVKDRVGLNSPFILKSNSAVVGIASKILL; encoded by the coding sequence ATGGTTTTTTTATATGATAAAAATGCCGGAGATGAGCTTTTAAAGATAAATGACTTTAAGCATCTAAAAGCTAGACGCGTTCAAACAAGTCAAAGAATTGATATAAGAAATTTAAGAGATAATTATAATTATATTTATGAAATAACAGAAATTTCAAAAAAAGAGATCTCTTTAGAACTTGTTTTTAAACATTCCCTACCAAAAGATGAGCTTTTTTTAAATATTGCATGGGCAGTTGTAGATCCTATAGTTATAGAAAAAACTCTTCCAACTTTAAATGAAATCGGAGTTAAAAAGATATTTTTTGTCTATACTGAGTTCTCACAAAAAAATTTTAAACTCGATTTAGAAAGATTTGAAAGAATTTTGATAAACTCATCACAACAATGTGGGCGAAACTCTATAATAGAGTTTGAAATTTATAGTAGTTTTGATGAGTTTTTAACTAAATTTGATAATATTGCGTTGGTAGATTTTGGTGGCGAAAAAATCCAAAATTTAAATAAAAATAAAATTTATTTTATAGGGCCTGAGGGCGGATTTAGCGAAAATGAAAGATTAAAAGTTAAAGATAGGGTTGGACTAAACTCGCCTTTTATTTTAAAATCAAATAGTGCTGTCGTAGGAATTGCATCAAAAATTTTACTTTAA